A region of Chiloscyllium plagiosum isolate BGI_BamShark_2017 chromosome 37, ASM401019v2, whole genome shotgun sequence DNA encodes the following proteins:
- the LOC122541522 gene encoding probable G-protein coupled receptor 139, translated as MMAVLILSQGKCGLSKGITRYMTAMATGDLMVLVFNVIVSQIIRDYFPGSLLKYTPACRLSVFLQGLSLQLSIWFTIAFTFDRFVAICCNKLKARYCTERTANVVISIVSAFNIMVNIPLPFRYEPTHVLNNVQWGCRTVASYLTSPAWAAHRWLTNISNLFVPIPLMLLLNSLTAHHILVASRARRALKSSRGGAGEMGRDPELKSRKTSIILLFTISGCFMVLSAPITVIHICVGVSQLVAFQGSSSLYVAIRVAFLLLCTSSCTNTCIYALTQRRFREEMKNMLKSPSSLLCKAPY; from the coding sequence ATGATGGCAGTACTGATTCTTTCCCAAGGGAAGTGCGGCCTTTCCAAAGGAATCACTCGCTACATGACTGCCATGGCGACAGGAGATTTGATGGTCCTTGTCTTCAACGTGATCGTGAGCCAGATCATTAGGGATTATTTCCCAGGCTCGCTGCTGAAATACACTCCGGCCTGCCGACTCAGTGTCTTCCTGCAAGGGCTCAGCCTCCAGCTCTCCATCTGGTTtaccatcgccttcacctttgaCCGCTTTGTAGCAATTTGCTGCAATAAATTGAAAGCGAGGTATTGCACTGAAAGAACAGCCAACGTGGTCATATCCATCGTGAGTGCTTTTAACATTATGGTCAACATCCCCTTGCCTTTTCGATACGAGCCCACTCATGTTCTGAACAATGTACAGTGGGGCTGCCGTACAGTCGCCAGCTACCTCACTTCACCGGCCTGGGCAGCTCACCGGTGGCTCACCAACATCTCAAACTTGTTTGTTCCTATTCCCCTGATGCTGCTGTTGAACTCTCTCACTGCCCACCACATCCTAGTGGCCAGCAGAGCTCGCCGGGCCCTGAAGAGCAGCAGAGGTGGTGCTGGGGAGATGGGCAGAGACCCCGAGCTGAAGAGCAGGAAGACCTCCATCATTCTGCTCTTTACCATCTCCGGCTGCTTCATGGTGCTGTCGGCACCCATCACTGTCATCCACATCTGTGTCGGTGTTTCTCAGCTTGTGGCATTCCAAGGTTCAAGCTCACTTTATGTGGCAATCAGGGTCGCGTTCCTGCTGCTGTGCACCAGCTCCTGCACAAACACCTGTATTTATGCACTGACCCAGAGGAGATTCAGGGAGGAGATGAAAAATATGCTGAAATCTCCCTCCTCGCTGCTCTGTAAAGCTCCTTACTAA